CTGCACCTCAACCATGGCGAAGTTTTGCCCGGCACAAACCCTCGGCCCGAATGAGAAGGCCAGCAGCGCGTGTGAATGCTTGGCGGCTCTCGATAAGCCATTCTGGAACCTCATCGGATTAAACTCGTCGGCGTCGGGTCCCCAAATCTCCTTGTCCCGGTGCAACAAAACTAATGGTATTGTTATCATCGTTCCTTTCGGCACCTTCACGTGCGTTAGGATAGTGTCTGAGGCAGTCTTCCTCTGGAGGAAAGCTATGGGGCCATAGAGCCTCAGTGTCTCCAAGAGCAACATGTT
This region of Triticum dicoccoides isolate Atlit2015 ecotype Zavitan unplaced genomic scaffold, WEW_v2.0 scaffold194750, whole genome shotgun sequence genomic DNA includes:
- the LOC119344950 gene encoding cytochrome P450 709B2-like, giving the protein MLQLQLQTCSSGSTETLSTEEMVGECRTFFAAGYETSASLITWAMFLLASYPRWQEMVREEVVREYPAHRLPIGDALGKLKLLNMLLLETLRLYGPIAFLQRKTASDTILTHVKVPKGTMITIPLVLLHRDKEIWGPDADEFNPMRFQNGLSRAAKHSHALLAFSFGPRVCAGQNFAMVE